One Vigna unguiculata cultivar IT97K-499-35 chromosome 7, ASM411807v1, whole genome shotgun sequence genomic region harbors:
- the LOC114191707 gene encoding uncharacterized protein LOC114191707: MASNSGSISQEASMATEICTQIASVFSKPTHPHPPPLDLLVTELASVASQNGRVFLYGVGREGLMLKALCMRLFHLGLSAHFIFDMTTPPIAAADLLIASAGPGGFSTVDALCAVARSHGGRVLLLTAQPETGSCVKHADVVAYVAAQTMADDADVAVDTKSRPLLPMGSVYEGALFVLFEMVVYKLGEALGESPEAVRSRHTNLE, translated from the coding sequence ATGGCTTCTAATTCTGGTTCTATCTCCCAAGAGGCTTCAATGGCCACAGAAATCTGCACCCAAATAGCCTCCGTATTCTCAAAGCCCACGCATCCACACCCGCCCCCACTGGACCTTTTGGTCACGGAGCTCGCCTCCGTTGCCTCTCAAAATGGTCGCGTTTTCCTTTACGGGGTGGGCCGCGAGGGCCTCATGCTCAAGGCTCTCTGCATGCGCCTCTTCCACCTGGGCCTCTCGGCCCACTTCATCTTCGACATGACCACTCCCCCCATCGCCGCTGCCGACCTCCTCATCGCCTCCGCCGGGCCCGGAGGTTTCTCCACCGTCGACGCCCTCTGCGCGGTGGCGCGCTCCCACGGCGGAAGGGTGCTGCTCCTTACGGCCCAACCGGAGACCGGGTCGTGCGTGAAACACGCTGACGTTGTGGCTTACGTGGCAGCGCAGACCATGGCCGATGATGCGGACGTTGCAGTGGATACGAAATCTCGACCGTTGCTTCCAATGGGAAGTGTGTACGAAGGGGCGCTGTTTGTTCTGTTTGAAATGGTTGTTTACAAGTTGGGTGAGGCCTTGGGTGAGAGCCCTGAAGCCGTTCGATCACGCCACACTAATCTTGAATGA
- the LOC114191708 gene encoding protein phosphatase inhibitor 2-like has protein sequence MKGHVRWNEANIGEIEANKPVRQKITEPKTPYHPTLDDESSPSPVRGVFDECIEDQNHSANSEGNAFNNALSSSRTGTTQSDGWTSSEDEVQETETEDEEDKGLSFKEHRKAHYDEFLKVKELQQNASILDDASDEDNGAELTKGEGKNNSTSSTNCT, from the exons ATGAA GGGACATGTAAGATGGAATGAGGCTAATATTGGAGAAATTGAAGCAAATAAACCCGTGAGGCAAAAAATTACTGAACCTAAGACTCCGTATCATCCTACGCTTGATGATGAAA GTTCTCCATCCCCTGTTCGAGGAGTCTTTGACGAATGTATTGAAGATCAAAATCACTCTGCCAATTCTGAAGGAAATGCTTTCAATAATGCGCTCTCTTCTAGCAGAACAGGAACTACACAATCTGATGGCTGGACATCATCCGAGGATGAGGTACAAGAAACTGAAACTGAAGACGAGGAAG ATAAAGGTTTGAGTTTTAAGGAACACAGAAAGGCCCACTATGATGAATTCCTCAAAGTCAAAGAGCTGCAACAGAATGCTTCTATCCTAGATGATGCAAGTGACGAGGATAACGGCGCTGAGCTTACCAAGGGGGAGGGGAAAAATAACTCAACTTCTTCAACGAATTGTACCTGA